A genomic segment from Pseudomonas sp. M30-35 encodes:
- a CDS encoding AraC family transcriptional regulator, translated as MTALIRTTSLTGYPQLIRELGGDPDQMLKRFNIDPQLLNSSSAVISYRAMVNLLEYSAEQLQCADFGLQLAERQNMMILGPIAVIAQNSSTVGGALHEIAKFLHVYSPGISLEIDLKTDPAHPQLLLEVHIPGLNRLRQITELALCIAHKTLQMLFGSNFRADSVMLRTTTDLPQARYQRFFGAHAYFGQACNALVLRPEHLSKAIDQHNQELHDTLIEYVSAISDANPLDICNQVEQLILRLLPTQRCSLPLIAERLGMRERSLQRRLSERNLLFEDLVDRTRMELADRYLIEAHMPMAQVAGLLGYAEQSSFNRACKRWHAKSPKERRKQLRLSEL; from the coding sequence ATGACTGCATTAATAAGAACCACATCGCTCACTGGCTACCCCCAACTCATTAGAGAGCTTGGCGGCGATCCCGATCAAATGCTCAAACGCTTCAATATCGACCCGCAATTGCTCAACAGCAGCTCGGCGGTAATTTCTTATCGCGCCATGGTCAACTTGCTGGAGTACTCGGCGGAGCAATTGCAATGTGCAGATTTCGGCCTACAGCTTGCCGAGCGGCAAAACATGATGATTCTTGGGCCTATCGCAGTGATCGCTCAGAACTCATCAACCGTTGGCGGGGCATTGCATGAGATCGCAAAATTTCTACATGTATACAGCCCGGGGATTTCACTTGAGATCGATCTCAAAACCGACCCAGCGCACCCCCAACTGCTACTCGAAGTCCACATACCCGGCCTGAATCGACTTCGGCAAATAACCGAGCTGGCCCTTTGCATCGCACACAAGACCCTGCAAATGCTTTTTGGCAGTAACTTCCGCGCCGACTCAGTCATGCTGCGCACCACCACAGACTTGCCGCAAGCACGCTATCAACGCTTCTTTGGCGCGCACGCCTACTTCGGCCAAGCCTGTAACGCACTGGTTCTGCGGCCTGAACACTTAAGCAAAGCAATTGATCAACATAATCAAGAGCTGCACGACACGCTTATCGAGTACGTCAGTGCAATCAGCGATGCCAACCCTCTGGACATCTGCAACCAGGTGGAACAACTGATTCTGCGCTTGCTGCCAACACAGCGCTGCAGCCTGCCATTGATTGCAGAACGGCTCGGAATGCGCGAACGCTCGCTGCAACGTCGATTGTCGGAGCGCAATCTATTGTTCGAAGACCTGGTTGACCGAACCCGCATGGAATTGGCAGACCGCTACCTGATTGAAGCCCATATGCCAATGGCTCAAGTGGCCGGTTTACTCGGTTACGCAGAGCAAAGCTCGTTCAATCGCGCCTGCAAGCGCTGGCATGCGAAATCGCCCAAAGAGCGACGCAAACAGCTACGTCTGAGTGAGCTATAA
- a CDS encoding 2,4'-dihydroxyacetophenone dioxygenase family protein encodes MALPDTFTHQDELLTISSNAQPFLDGLLHPGISVAPLFLDTHNGVWCLRVKFKPGVTLPIHYHTGVVHLYTLSGCWYYTEYPDQKQTAGSYLFEPGGSIHQFNVPADNTEDTDTFMIVFGANVNFSETGEYINMMDAGLIKAWVDQAIKQQPGAEDVRYISSPAPNFTKA; translated from the coding sequence ATGGCCCTGCCTGACACCTTTACCCATCAAGATGAGCTACTCACCATCTCGAGCAACGCTCAACCTTTTCTTGATGGCCTGCTGCATCCCGGCATCAGCGTAGCGCCATTGTTTCTCGATACGCACAACGGAGTGTGGTGCCTGCGCGTTAAATTCAAGCCGGGCGTGACCTTGCCAATCCACTATCACACCGGTGTTGTGCATCTCTACACTCTGTCCGGTTGCTGGTACTACACCGAATACCCGGATCAGAAACAAACTGCGGGCAGCTACCTGTTCGAACCGGGAGGATCGATTCACCAATTCAATGTTCCAGCAGACAACACCGAAGACACTGACACCTTCATGATTGTTTTCGGGGCAAACGTTAATTTCAGCGAAACAGGCGAATACATCAACATGATGGACGCTGGCCTGATCAAAGCCTGGGTTGACCAAGCGATTAAACAGCAGCCGGGCGCTGAAGATGTTCGTTACATCAGCAGCCCAGCCCCAAATTTCACCAAGGCCTGA
- a CDS encoding mechanosensitive ion channel family protein: MRVAANLWIAVCCCVLWSSWLNVASAADTAMIAEGVPAELKIANRSIVVLRATLLSETPEQRVSRARAIIDEALDSNEALEVRVESVLNSYIVLLGQRRAFIISPGDIDTTDSSTRNTAEIAAEKLRLVVAETQQTRNVNFMLMAAGFSLVATLIYFILLRGVSWVRRKLVSQLPRLMQRHISTLKVGHTPLIDIKNIYYVVDRLLWLLYWALVFLFSYQWLGFVLSRFPYTRPWGESLNIYLLNMAGYLLEGVISALPGLAVAVAIFFMARGIIGFTRSLLMRMARPGTITWLSGETLQPTMRLTSIAIWLFALAMAYPYLPGAGTDAFKGLSVLVGLMISLGASSVVGQAAAGLILTYSRTLRPGEFVNVGGHEGTVTELGMFTTTIRTGLGEVLTIPNAMITGGVTKNYSRTVNGSGYVVDTVVTIGYDTPWRQVEAMLLEAAKRTDGIINEPAPQVFQTALSDFYPEYRLVAQAIPSEPRPRAQLLSVLHANIQDVFNEYGVAIMSPHYLSDPQDAKLVPRENWYAAPAQKPKTALGEGRGSDSAEPA; this comes from the coding sequence ATGCGCGTTGCAGCCAACCTGTGGATAGCTGTTTGTTGCTGTGTTCTGTGGTCGAGTTGGTTAAATGTGGCGTCTGCTGCTGACACGGCAATGATTGCCGAGGGCGTGCCAGCAGAGTTGAAGATTGCTAATAGAAGCATTGTCGTATTGCGTGCAACGCTGCTCAGCGAAACACCTGAGCAACGTGTCAGCCGCGCGCGTGCGATTATTGATGAAGCACTGGATAGCAATGAAGCGTTAGAGGTCAGGGTTGAATCCGTGCTGAATAGCTACATCGTCCTGCTTGGTCAGCGACGAGCGTTTATTATTTCACCGGGAGATATCGACACCACGGACAGCTCCACGCGTAATACCGCCGAGATTGCCGCGGAAAAACTACGCCTCGTGGTTGCCGAAACGCAGCAAACACGAAATGTGAACTTTATGCTCATGGCCGCAGGCTTCAGCCTCGTTGCCACACTGATCTATTTTATCTTGTTGCGTGGCGTGAGCTGGGTCCGGCGCAAACTGGTCAGCCAGTTGCCGCGACTCATGCAGCGCCATATCAGTACGCTTAAAGTCGGTCACACACCGCTGATTGATATCAAAAACATTTATTACGTGGTCGACCGCCTGTTGTGGCTGTTGTATTGGGCGTTGGTGTTTTTGTTCAGCTATCAGTGGCTGGGCTTTGTGCTTTCGCGGTTCCCGTATACCCGGCCGTGGGGTGAGAGCCTTAATATTTACCTGCTGAACATGGCCGGTTACCTGCTTGAGGGTGTGATCAGTGCGCTGCCTGGGTTGGCGGTTGCTGTTGCCATTTTCTTTATGGCACGCGGCATCATCGGGTTTACCCGTAGTTTGCTGATGCGCATGGCGCGTCCAGGTACTATCACTTGGCTGAGTGGAGAAACGCTGCAGCCAACGATGCGCCTGACATCTATCGCGATCTGGCTGTTTGCTTTAGCCATGGCTTATCCCTACTTGCCGGGCGCAGGCACTGATGCGTTCAAGGGCTTATCGGTGTTGGTCGGTTTGATGATCTCCCTCGGCGCATCGAGCGTGGTGGGTCAAGCTGCAGCGGGGCTGATACTGACGTACTCGCGGACCTTGCGTCCGGGGGAGTTCGTCAACGTAGGCGGCCACGAAGGCACGGTTACCGAGTTGGGCATGTTCACCACAACCATCCGTACAGGCCTGGGTGAGGTGCTGACGATTCCTAATGCGATGATCACTGGCGGCGTGACCAAGAACTACTCGCGCACGGTCAATGGCAGTGGCTATGTGGTCGATACGGTGGTCACCATCGGCTATGACACGCCGTGGCGCCAAGTCGAAGCCATGCTGCTTGAAGCGGCTAAGCGCACTGACGGGATCATCAACGAGCCTGCGCCGCAAGTGTTCCAGACTGCGCTCTCAGACTTCTATCCTGAGTATCGCCTGGTCGCACAGGCCATCCCCAGTGAGCCACGCCCTCGTGCGCAATTGCTCAGCGTGTTGCATGCCAATATTCAGGATGTCTTCAACGAGTACGGCGTAGCCATTATGTCGCCGCATTATTTAAGTGACCCGCAAGACGCCAAACTGGTCCCGCGCGAAAACTGGTATGCCGCGCCTGCGCAAAAGCCCAAAACGGCATTGGGTGAAGGCCGAGGGAGCGACAGTGCGGAGCCCGCGTAA
- a CDS encoding methyl-accepting chemotaxis protein: MVSQMVDVTGQLTELVGQVSAQAQRSEDAMERQRHETDQVATAINEMSAAAQEVAQSAQGAAEAAQKTDTEGQAAKKVVDGSIERIHTLVQDIRDSGVSLDTLQKDVTSIVGVLDVIRSIAEQTNLLALNAAIEAARAGEAGRGFAVVADEVRALASRTQQSTQEIQGMIDRLQKGTQAAVTSMQRSSDAGDVTREQANHAGTSLDAIAQLIGTINAMNAQIASAAEEQTAVAEEINRSVHKIAVAVDSVADETQQGAHTARNLAGLGDRLGSLVGQFRI, encoded by the coding sequence ATGGTTAGCCAGATGGTTGACGTGACGGGCCAACTGACCGAGCTGGTCGGCCAGGTATCGGCACAAGCCCAGCGCTCGGAAGATGCCATGGAGCGCCAGCGCCACGAGACCGATCAGGTTGCCACCGCGATCAACGAGATGTCGGCAGCAGCGCAAGAAGTTGCACAAAGCGCTCAAGGTGCAGCAGAGGCTGCGCAGAAGACTGACACCGAAGGCCAGGCCGCGAAAAAAGTGGTCGATGGCAGTATCGAGCGTATTCACACTCTGGTGCAGGATATTCGTGACAGCGGTGTATCGCTTGATACCCTGCAAAAGGATGTGACCTCGATTGTCGGCGTACTGGATGTGATCCGCTCAATCGCTGAACAGACCAACTTGCTCGCCCTCAACGCCGCTATCGAAGCCGCACGTGCTGGTGAAGCCGGTCGCGGATTTGCCGTCGTCGCCGATGAAGTCCGTGCACTGGCCAGTCGCACTCAGCAGAGCACCCAAGAGATTCAAGGCATGATCGATCGCTTGCAGAAGGGTACGCAAGCTGCGGTCACCTCGATGCAGCGCTCCAGCGATGCCGGTGATGTAACCCGCGAGCAAGCCAACCACGCGGGTACTTCGCTCGACGCGATTGCGCAGCTGATCGGCACCATCAATGCGATGAACGCGCAGATCGCCAGCGCAGCAGAAGAGCAAACCGCAGTGGCTGAAGAGATCAACCGTAGCGTGCACAAGATTGCTGTGGCAGTCGACAGCGTGGCGGATGAAACCCAGCAAGGCGCACACACTGCACGCAACTTGGCAGGCCTTGGTGATCGTTTGGGCTCACTGGTTGGTCAGTTCCGTATCTAA
- a CDS encoding AraC family transcriptional regulator, whose protein sequence is MKADDFMQLSSMMFGTVYANLPRLDKRINIAGVYGRYDGVSFRHMIYRGNFTIELPPVNDEITFVLPIAGKIMFNQASDMVGVPSVGIAMDKADLRSTRFIDSHEQYGFSIRRGLFAERLSTLLGKPILNSVRFHPMVDLNLPAFAGVRSLLEFATGADADALINSSALMPMRIQEMLVDAVLESWPHNYTDLLQRKGPLIAPRHVKLAVEFIQEHPEASVSGTQLAELTNVSLRALQDGFRRFMGTSIAAYQRQVRLERAHSAIVQDPSRSIAEIALCLGFTNVGRFSQYFQSAFGQSPLDVKNGLRRRICT, encoded by the coding sequence ATGAAAGCTGATGACTTCATGCAGCTGTCCTCAATGATGTTTGGCACCGTCTATGCCAACTTACCCCGTTTGGACAAGCGCATTAATATCGCTGGCGTATATGGCCGCTATGACGGGGTTAGTTTTCGCCATATGATTTACCGCGGAAACTTTACGATCGAGCTGCCGCCGGTTAACGATGAAATAACTTTTGTGCTGCCCATCGCAGGCAAGATCATGTTCAACCAGGCCAGCGATATGGTCGGTGTTCCCAGTGTTGGCATTGCCATGGACAAAGCTGATCTGCGCTCAACACGGTTTATCGACAGCCATGAACAATATGGTTTTTCCATTCGCCGGGGGCTATTTGCCGAGCGGCTTTCTACGCTCTTGGGTAAACCCATTTTAAACAGTGTCAGGTTTCATCCGATGGTGGATTTAAACCTGCCTGCATTTGCGGGCGTCAGGTCATTGCTGGAGTTTGCTACTGGCGCTGATGCTGACGCTTTGATCAACTCCAGTGCCCTGATGCCGATGCGTATTCAAGAGATGTTGGTGGATGCTGTGCTGGAGAGCTGGCCACACAATTACACTGACTTGCTGCAACGCAAGGGGCCGCTTATAGCGCCGCGTCACGTGAAGTTGGCTGTTGAGTTTATTCAGGAGCACCCAGAAGCGTCGGTCAGCGGCACTCAACTGGCTGAGCTGACCAATGTCAGCTTGCGCGCCTTGCAAGATGGGTTTCGCCGTTTTATGGGCACTTCAATTGCGGCCTACCAGAGACAAGTACGCTTGGAACGAGCCCATAGCGCTATTGTTCAGGACCCTTCGCGCTCCATCGCTGAGATTGCCCTGTGTTTGGGCTTTACCAATGTGGGGCGTTTTAGTCAGTACTTTCAGAGTGCCTTTGGGCAAAGCCCGCTGGATGTAAAGAACGGTCTGCGCAGGCGTATTTGCACATAG